Proteins encoded within one genomic window of Trichomycterus rosablanca isolate fTriRos1 chromosome 7, fTriRos1.hap1, whole genome shotgun sequence:
- the ndufa4l2a gene encoding NADH dehydrogenase [ubiquinone] 1 alpha subcomplex subunit 4-like 2: protein MLRILRDHVRKHPGLIPQFFFICLGFGGAAFYLVRLARGPHVTWNKTSNPEPWNQLSPSYQYKFVAINTDYENLKKEGPDF from the exons ATGCTCAGAATCTTGCGGGATCATGTCAGGAAACATCCTGGA CttattccacagttcttcttcATATGTTTAGGATTTGGAGGAGCAGCTTTTTATCTGGTTCGTTTAGCCAGGGGCCCTCATGTCAC ATGGAACAAAACCAGCAACCCTGAACCCTGGAACCAGCTCAGCCCGAGCTACCAGTATAAG TTTGTGGCGATCAACACAGACTACGAGAACCTGAAGAAAGAAGGTCCGGATTTCTAA